A genomic window from Chitinophagaceae bacterium includes:
- a CDS encoding T9SS type A sorting domain-containing protein: MKTQLFKDITAYAAAASSFLFCNECRAQIIYTDVIPDDTLIDLTSGGGPYIEFIGLDLNNDGTFDFWLGQHHGPFDRHFGALLCNPEDLTINSVMGSQTIFTYTSSGNTYSVTRKKYPFQLAFNQVIGPGSSWVKPNSYSGGNMDIYYQAWFNLQLWTSMYGLWNSGNEGYAAVRLNDNGVYNYGWIRLEVDSDARYVILKDYALNSEPDEAITAGKGGITGLPELTAGSMINISPNPVRDHTTVRFNLETPSTVELTLMDVQGRKIKSLENQTMVNYSAGMHAVNCNLEGISAGLYFIRFSSGNETRTIKIVKQ, encoded by the coding sequence ATGAAAACCCAACTTTTTAAGGACATCACTGCCTATGCTGCTGCCGCTTCATCATTTCTTTTTTGCAATGAATGCAGGGCACAAATTATTTATACAGATGTAATCCCCGACGATACTTTGATAGATTTAACATCAGGTGGTGGGCCCTATATCGAATTCATAGGCCTTGATTTAAACAATGACGGCACCTTCGATTTCTGGCTTGGCCAGCACCATGGCCCATTTGATCGCCATTTTGGAGCGTTGCTATGCAATCCCGAAGATTTAACTATAAACTCGGTGATGGGTTCACAAACAATATTTACTTACACTTCATCCGGGAATACTTATTCAGTCACTAGGAAAAAATACCCTTTTCAACTTGCGTTCAATCAAGTAATCGGACCAGGAAGTAGCTGGGTGAAGCCGAACAGCTATTCTGGCGGTAACATGGATATCTATTATCAGGCGTGGTTTAATTTACAATTGTGGACCAGTATGTATGGTTTGTGGAACAGCGGTAATGAAGGTTATGCAGCCGTAAGATTGAATGATAATGGAGTGTACAACTATGGATGGATTCGCCTTGAAGTGGATTCAGACGCGCGCTACGTGATTTTAAAGGACTATGCCTTGAATTCAGAACCGGATGAAGCAATCACCGCTGGCAAGGGTGGCATAACAGGGCTTCCTGAATTGACTGCCGGATCAATGATCAATATCAGCCCTAACCCTGTTAGAGATCATACAACGGTCAGGTTCAATCTGGAAACACCATCAACAGTGGAATTGACGCTCATGGATGTACAGGGCAGGAAAATCAAATCTCTTGAAAATCAAACAATGGTCAATTACAGTGCAGGAATGCATGCTGTAAACTGTAACCTTGAAGGAATTTCCGCCGGCTTATACTTCATCAGGTTCAGTTCGGGTAATGAAACCCGGACAATTAAAATAGTGAAGCAGTAA
- a CDS encoding EcsC family protein produces MTVYESAALQELKRWQRVTARGPSPAGRLTKKIQDKMNSFIPEKIHDAITNAIKEMVRFVLFGAGFTTKKTVALTSLEEQEMKVQQQIEFYKKTAAAEGGIAGAGGILFGIAEFPVLLTLKMKLIFDIASIYGFDVNDYKERLYILYVFQLAFCSSQRRSEVFQRLKNWDDYSRHLPNDINQFEWRTFQQEYRDYIDLAKLAQLIPVIGSAIGVVVNYRLLTRLGDTAMYAYRMRLLKER; encoded by the coding sequence ATGACAGTTTATGAATCCGCAGCATTACAAGAACTAAAACGCTGGCAACGCGTCACAGCGAGAGGGCCCTCCCCGGCAGGTCGGCTCACCAAAAAAATTCAGGATAAGATGAACAGTTTCATTCCTGAAAAAATACACGATGCCATTACTAATGCCATCAAAGAAATGGTGCGTTTTGTTTTATTCGGTGCGGGTTTCACTACCAAAAAAACTGTTGCATTAACTTCACTCGAAGAACAGGAAATGAAGGTGCAGCAGCAAATTGAATTTTATAAAAAGACCGCTGCTGCTGAAGGCGGAATCGCCGGTGCAGGCGGCATCTTATTCGGCATTGCAGAATTCCCTGTTTTGCTGACGCTGAAAATGAAATTGATTTTTGATATTGCATCCATTTATGGATTCGATGTGAATGATTACAAAGAGCGATTGTATATTTTATATGTCTTTCAATTGGCGTTTTGCAGTTCGCAACGGCGCAGTGAAGTATTCCAGCGCCTTAAAAACTGGGACGATTATTCCCGCCATCTTCCCAACGACATCAATCAGTTCGAATGGAGAACCTTCCAACAGGAATACCGCGATTACATTGACCTTGCAAAACTCGCACAGTTGATTCCGGTTATCGGTTCTGCCATTGGTGTGGTGGTGAATTATCGTTTGCTGACCAGGCTTGGAGATACTGCCATGTATGCGTACAGGATGCGGTTGCTTAAGGAGAGATGA
- a CDS encoding ATP-binding protein, translating into MEFVNRTEELASLESEYRRKGGSFVVMFGRRRTGKTTLIRKFIEHKSAMYFLADKQLEQQQLQKFKEQLAAFAGDKLLQSITINHWDQLFDYIEQLTEKKKSKKLVVIIDEFQYLAAGNAAFPSMLQRYWDNQLQTKNIMLVICGSLISMMFKHALSYNAPLFGRRTAQLHLHPFRYEHVYPFLKEKNEVEKLEFYGFCGGIPRYLLEMHPSKTILQNIREQLLDKNKMLYSEPRFILNDELTETSTYFSILQTIAAGNHKIGNIAASLGLPNNSITSHLDRLRELDLVERTAPVTERYPEKSRKGLYVIKDFFFRFWFRYIFPFQSEIEMGNVQLVLNRIQQDINQYTSVIFEEVCRQMIVHFAPFAVQKSGRHWDKDTEIDVIALNETDGKILFGECKWSNQRVDLRILNELKQKAATVEWHAGKRKDYYILFSKNGFTPDLMAFSRKNHTILLVDWQHLPALRRKR; encoded by the coding sequence ATGGAGTTTGTAAACCGGACGGAAGAATTGGCATCACTTGAAAGCGAGTATCGCAGAAAGGGCGGTTCGTTTGTGGTAATGTTTGGCCGCAGGCGTACGGGAAAAACTACGCTGATCCGGAAATTTATTGAGCATAAGTCAGCGATGTATTTTCTGGCTGACAAGCAACTGGAGCAGCAGCAGTTGCAAAAATTCAAAGAGCAACTGGCTGCGTTTGCAGGAGATAAACTGCTGCAATCAATTACCATCAATCACTGGGATCAGTTATTTGATTATATCGAGCAACTCACGGAAAAGAAAAAGAGCAAAAAGCTGGTGGTGATTATCGATGAGTTTCAATACCTGGCTGCCGGCAACGCTGCTTTCCCCAGCATGCTGCAACGATACTGGGACAATCAGTTGCAGACGAAAAACATTATGCTTGTGATCTGCGGTTCTTTGATCAGTATGATGTTCAAGCATGCATTGAGCTATAATGCTCCTTTGTTTGGCCGACGCACCGCTCAGTTGCACCTGCATCCATTCAGGTATGAGCATGTGTATCCGTTTCTAAAGGAAAAGAACGAAGTGGAGAAGCTTGAATTTTACGGCTTTTGTGGAGGTATTCCGCGGTACTTGCTTGAAATGCATCCATCAAAAACGATACTGCAAAATATACGCGAGCAACTTTTGGACAAGAATAAGATGCTCTACAGCGAACCGCGCTTCATATTGAATGATGAACTTACAGAAACTTCCACCTACTTCAGTATTCTGCAAACCATTGCTGCGGGCAATCATAAGATCGGAAACATCGCTGCTTCGCTCGGGTTACCCAATAACAGTATCACCTCTCACCTCGATCGCCTGCGTGAATTGGATCTTGTTGAAAGAACCGCGCCCGTTACAGAGCGGTATCCTGAAAAAAGCCGGAAGGGTTTGTATGTGATCAAAGATTTCTTTTTTCGATTTTGGTTCCGGTACATCTTTCCTTTTCAGAGTGAGATTGAAATGGGAAATGTTCAGTTGGTACTTAACCGGATTCAACAGGATATTAACCAGTATACATCTGTCATTTTTGAAGAAGTGTGCCGCCAGATGATTGTTCATTTTGCTCCATTCGCGGTTCAAAAATCTGGCAGGCACTGGGACAAGGATACCGAGATTGATGTAATAGCGCTGAATGAAACAGATGGAAAAATTTTATTTGGAGAGTGCAAATGGAGCAACCAGCGTGTTGATCTGCGTATCCTGAATGAGTTGAAGCAGAAAGCTGCTACTGTGGAATGGCATGCCGGCAAGCGAAAAGATTATTATATCCTGTTTTCTAAAAACGGATTTACGCCAGATCTGATGGCATTTTCCAGGAAGAACCATACTATTTTACTGGTGGACTGGCAACATCTTCCCGCTCTTCGAAGGAAACGCTGA
- a CDS encoding histidine kinase — protein sequence MTRTINIFPYCFLLLFIPFAASGQATIWRQYEPGSSYQPLTINKITQDPYGRMWLGTTRGLFSFDGADFNSNGFRDSSSQNISAICCDSQYVHIGFEDGKLMHRSLKVWNKDFVLDETFPAPVVSLQADNSGRLWVATYGKGLYIREKGKMQQVTTEQGLPENEIYTMILAGGETVWLGTDGGLTQCTLMDGKPVLTTYSINQGLPDEIVRSLAIDEFGKIWIGTQDHGICVFDPSKNKFSIPSFSRAWNNGPVIALAIKDHNRLMIGTMGRGLVSVSLHDSFHPIFYNQATGYDNIKASDITIDSEGNFWVVSPTRGLDQFPALFEWVTPDNIDLKKPVQAVFYDSSTSLWYATLDGLFKTLFDSTGTSITENVKLTHSVKQPVITSIYEDFHHQIWVGTFDDGVFLRPAGKRSFMQILQKDGLSNDNVLSVSGDMVNVWIATLGGVTRCNIQMEIESKEDLILQNYTEESGLHSNYLYQTFIDSKGRVWFATDGNGLVAFDKGVFHSYEKADNIDINTIYSITEDPFGNIWFSTPSTGVFKFNGETFVNFGLKSGLSDLAITGITTDANGDIVVIENDAVDVIEHKASQVRRYRNRQIFDGISPNLNAFCRDQFGNIWISTKKGILKYYTPSTDFSHEAQVEIRQVMVYLEPININITHRFRHNQNHLAFDFQSFWNSDPSQIRYRYILMGHDLDWVKTKDERAIYPELPPGTYTFKIQSTIHHNFDDAPTATYTFTIEAPFWTTWWFISAWLIAGGLLINFLIKERDRRREREEKLKRERIEFQFENLKSQINPHFLFNSFNTLATLVEEDQAVALSYIDHLSDFYRSLLSYKDIDLITLEKELQLTENYIFLLRQRHGERLIVHTDIPENIRQKKLPPLTLQLLIENAVKHNVVSQEQPLIVQVFTIDSKRICVRNKLQTKKDVISTGFGLHNIRARCELLGGKEFQVSQTNGYFQVCVPLFNA from the coding sequence TTGACCCGAACAATAAATATTTTTCCTTACTGCTTCCTGCTGCTGTTTATACCATTTGCTGCCAGCGGCCAGGCAACGATATGGCGCCAATATGAGCCAGGTTCTTCTTATCAGCCGCTGACCATTAATAAAATTACGCAGGATCCTTACGGGAGAATGTGGCTGGGAACAACGAGAGGATTGTTCAGTTTCGATGGTGCTGACTTTAATTCGAATGGTTTTCGAGATAGTTCATCGCAGAATATTTCAGCGATTTGTTGCGATAGTCAATATGTGCATATCGGCTTCGAAGATGGAAAGCTCATGCACCGCTCACTGAAAGTCTGGAACAAAGATTTTGTATTGGATGAAACTTTTCCTGCGCCTGTTGTCAGTCTTCAGGCTGACAATTCCGGAAGGCTCTGGGTAGCAACCTATGGCAAAGGATTATACATCAGGGAAAAGGGAAAGATGCAGCAGGTAACTACTGAACAAGGACTTCCTGAAAATGAGATCTACACCATGATCTTAGCAGGAGGAGAAACTGTATGGTTGGGAACCGACGGCGGATTGACACAATGCACTTTGATGGATGGAAAACCTGTGCTTACCACCTACAGCATCAACCAGGGCTTACCTGATGAAATTGTCCGCTCGCTGGCTATAGATGAATTCGGAAAAATATGGATCGGCACACAGGATCATGGAATCTGTGTTTTTGATCCTTCAAAAAATAAATTCAGTATTCCCTCTTTCAGTCGTGCCTGGAACAATGGTCCGGTGATCGCCTTAGCTATCAAAGATCATAACCGGCTCATGATTGGTACCATGGGCAGAGGATTGGTCAGTGTTTCCCTGCACGATAGTTTTCATCCGATCTTTTACAACCAGGCTACGGGTTACGATAATATCAAAGCGTCTGATATCACGATTGACAGCGAAGGCAATTTCTGGGTGGTTTCACCTACACGGGGACTCGATCAGTTTCCTGCACTCTTTGAGTGGGTTACACCGGATAACATTGACTTGAAAAAGCCGGTGCAGGCGGTATTTTACGATAGCAGCACTTCGCTGTGGTATGCAACTTTGGATGGCTTGTTCAAAACACTATTTGATTCCACCGGTACCAGCATTACAGAAAATGTGAAGCTAACCCATTCGGTGAAACAGCCGGTAATCACTTCTATCTATGAAGACTTTCATCATCAGATTTGGGTAGGCACTTTTGATGACGGCGTGTTTTTAAGACCTGCCGGAAAGCGGAGTTTCATGCAGATTTTGCAAAAAGACGGACTATCAAACGATAATGTTTTGTCCGTCAGCGGTGATATGGTCAATGTGTGGATCGCAACACTTGGAGGCGTTACACGCTGTAATATTCAAATGGAAATTGAAAGCAAAGAGGACCTGATCCTTCAGAATTATACAGAGGAAAGCGGCCTGCACAGCAACTACCTTTATCAGACATTCATTGATTCAAAAGGCAGGGTGTGGTTTGCTACAGATGGGAATGGATTAGTAGCATTTGATAAGGGTGTTTTTCATTCGTATGAAAAGGCGGATAACATAGATATCAATACCATTTATTCAATCACTGAAGATCCTTTCGGAAACATCTGGTTCAGTACGCCATCAACAGGTGTTTTCAAATTTAACGGAGAAACATTTGTCAATTTCGGATTAAAATCAGGCCTCAGCGATTTGGCAATCACAGGAATCACCACAGATGCGAATGGTGATATTGTGGTAATTGAAAATGATGCAGTGGATGTGATCGAACACAAAGCCAGCCAGGTACGACGGTACCGTAACAGGCAGATCTTCGATGGCATTTCTCCCAACCTGAATGCATTTTGCAGAGATCAGTTTGGCAATATCTGGATCTCAACAAAAAAAGGGATCTTGAAATATTATACACCTTCTACTGACTTTTCGCATGAAGCACAGGTGGAAATCAGGCAGGTGATGGTGTACCTGGAACCCATCAATATCAATATTACACATCGCTTCCGCCACAATCAGAATCATCTTGCTTTTGACTTCCAGTCTTTTTGGAATTCCGACCCTTCGCAGATTCGGTACCGCTATATATTGATGGGCCATGACCTTGATTGGGTTAAAACAAAAGATGAGCGCGCCATCTATCCCGAATTGCCACCCGGAACCTATACTTTTAAAATTCAGTCAACGATTCATCACAATTTTGATGATGCCCCAACTGCTACTTATACTTTTACCATCGAAGCTCCATTCTGGACAACGTGGTGGTTTATCAGCGCATGGTTGATTGCCGGCGGTTTACTGATTAATTTCCTGATTAAGGAACGTGACCGGCGCCGCGAGCGGGAAGAGAAATTAAAGCGCGAGCGTATTGAGTTCCAATTTGAAAATCTTAAATCACAGATTAATCCGCATTTTCTTTTCAACAGTTTTAACACACTGGCTACACTGGTGGAGGAAGATCAGGCGGTGGCATTGTCATACATTGATCACTTGTCTGATTTTTACCGCAGTCTTTTATCTTACAAGGACATTGACCTGATAACACTCGAAAAAGAATTGCAGCTTACTGAAAATTATATATTCCTGCTCAGGCAGCGCCATGGTGAACGACTGATCGTTCACACAGATATTCCTGAAAATATCCGGCAGAAGAAACTTCCACCACTCACCTTGCAGCTCTTAATTGAAAATGCGGTGAAGCACAACGTTGTCTCGCAGGAACAACCGTTGATTGTGCAGGTATTTACTATCGACAGCAAACGCATCTGTGTAAGAAATAAACTTCAGACCAAAAAGGATGTGATCTCCACCGGTTTCGGATTGCATAATATCCGTGCCCGCTGCGAGCTGCTGGGTGGTAAAGAATTCCAGGTATCGCAGACGAATGGCTATTTCCAGGTTTGTGTGCCATTGTTCAATGCGTGA
- the purD gene encoding phosphoribosylamine--glycine ligase: protein MNILLLGSGGREHALAYKISQSPHCSKLFIAPGNPGTEKHGENISLSATDFPAIEKFVLENNVEMIVVGPEEPLVKGIYDFFEQSDRVGNIPVIGPCAAGAQLEGSKDFSKAFMIKFGIPTAAYATFTVEAISGAFAYLENHSTPIVLKADGLAAGKGVLICSTKEEAKKELDEMLHGKFGAAGNKVVIEEFLDGIEMSVFVITDGKNYKLLPTAKDYKRVGEGDTGLNTGGMGAVSPVLFADDVLMKKVATQIIQPTIEGLQKEKIIYKGFIYFGLMIVNGEPKLIEYNCRMGDPETEAVIPRLKSDIVDLFLGVAHENLHDKNIEVLPYAAATVVLTSGGYPQEYEKGKLIENLGQTNECLVFHAGTRKRVNGDIETNGGRVIAVTAFSRKLSDAVKIANRNAAIISFEGKYFRKDIGKDVM, encoded by the coding sequence ATGAATATCCTTCTCCTTGGCAGTGGTGGCCGCGAACATGCATTAGCCTATAAAATTTCACAGAGCCCGCATTGCAGCAAATTATTTATTGCGCCCGGTAATCCGGGTACGGAAAAGCACGGAGAAAATATTTCTTTGTCTGCCACCGATTTTCCGGCCATTGAAAAATTTGTGCTGGAAAATAATGTGGAGATGATTGTGGTAGGACCTGAAGAACCGCTGGTAAAAGGCATTTATGATTTTTTTGAGCAGAGTGATAGGGTTGGAAATATTCCGGTGATTGGTCCGTGTGCGGCAGGCGCGCAATTGGAAGGCAGCAAAGATTTTTCCAAAGCATTCATGATTAAATTTGGCATTCCTACTGCGGCTTATGCCACGTTCACGGTAGAAGCTATCAGCGGTGCTTTTGCCTACCTTGAAAATCATTCCACGCCAATTGTTTTAAAAGCCGATGGATTGGCAGCAGGAAAAGGAGTGCTGATTTGTTCAACAAAAGAAGAGGCAAAAAAGGAATTGGATGAAATGCTGCATGGAAAATTCGGTGCTGCAGGAAATAAAGTAGTGATTGAAGAATTCCTGGATGGAATAGAAATGAGTGTGTTTGTGATTACGGATGGAAAAAATTACAAACTCCTTCCGACAGCAAAGGATTACAAACGTGTGGGAGAAGGTGATACCGGACTGAATACCGGCGGCATGGGCGCTGTTTCGCCGGTGCTGTTTGCGGATGATGTATTGATGAAAAAAGTAGCAACACAAATTATTCAGCCAACAATTGAAGGATTACAAAAAGAGAAAATCATTTACAAAGGATTCATCTATTTCGGGTTGATGATTGTAAATGGCGAACCGAAACTCATAGAATACAATTGCCGGATGGGTGATCCTGAAACGGAAGCGGTTATTCCACGATTGAAAAGTGATATTGTTGATCTCTTCTTAGGCGTAGCACATGAAAATCTTCACGATAAAAATATTGAAGTGTTGCCTTATGCTGCAGCTACGGTGGTGCTCACATCAGGTGGCTATCCGCAGGAATATGAAAAAGGAAAACTGATTGAAAACCTCGGACAAACGAATGAATGCCTCGTGTTTCATGCAGGCACCCGCAAGCGTGTGAATGGTGATATTGAAACCAACGGTGGTCGTGTGATTGCAGTCACCGCATTTTCACGCAAGCTTTCTGATGCTGTGAAAATTGCAAATCGAAATGCAGCTATCATTTCCTTTGAAGGAAAATATTTCAGGAAAGATATCGGGAAGGATGTGATGTGA
- a CDS encoding ATP-dependent helicase, which yields MPESNITANYTAAFTKEMQRLNENQRLAVATIEGPVLVIAGPGTGKTQIIATRIGHMLATTEAQIQPHNILCLTYTEAGAIAMRKRLLKIIGTDAHRITIETFHAFCNTVIQQNIEYFGRRDLELLSDLERFALLEEIINELEPAHPLRRLKGAVYFEAGRLQQLFNTMKQEDWTVEHLSEQADLYIKDLPNRDEYIYKRNTKDKKKGDLKENDIAAEKEKMELLKSAARLFPVYKMKMEKLGRYDYHDMILWVIQEFQRNENLLRSFQERYQYILVDEFQDTNGAQNEIINLLTNYWEAPNIFCVGDDDQGIYEFQGARIRNIVDFMQRYAASLQTIVLKENYRSTQAILDAAKKVIDNNQLRLAAVDTALEKKLLAALPDRKISAAVPVVNEYANDMQETAGITQHILALQQQGVPLHEIAILYYRHAHADMLLQLFEKKSIPYQVNRSINILGQVEIQQLLNIIRYLDQELRKPYTNDALLFEIMHSRWFGLQPCDIATISFFANDEKKPQPWLLLMKSEKFLASLPLVDAEAIRRFRKTVEHWLGEAKNLTLPMLFEKIINESGYLKWVLLSDDKPWNLQVLHTLFDFVKNEAAKYSGLSLSNFLNMVEQMETHAIRLNVEKTIASRDGVLFSTCHSAKGLEFEHVFLISCSDNGWEKAGSGAKNYTLPDTLTFTSEENKTESLRRLFYVGMTRAKEGLHISYATQNDKGKQKVASQFVTETGIMPTTITIDESVMVATLGDLLKEAPLPVAAKIEEALVEKRLQYFALSPSSLNAYLDCPIRFYYENIIRIPKAPNDSMAFGSAVHYALQRLFEKMKTSADQFPAKEIMVNDFIAYMLRSKLSFTEKQFTNRMELGKQLLPSFYDFYVTKWNKTVVLEYFIQDIEVNGVPLKGKLDKIEFSGDEVNVIDYKTGSLLNARKNKKLNPPDEENPIGGDYWRQLVFYKILLDNLKTKNWKMKTGIIDFIEEDAKSGGFHQFPLQVTAEEVNVVKEQIKTSYDAIMNHQFYTGCGKEDCRWCDFVRNNYSVVAIPDNNEEN from the coding sequence ATGCCCGAATCAAACATAACTGCCAATTACACCGCAGCCTTTACAAAAGAAATGCAACGTCTCAATGAAAATCAGCGGCTTGCCGTTGCAACCATTGAAGGGCCTGTATTAGTGATTGCAGGCCCGGGCACGGGAAAAACACAAATCATTGCCACACGCATCGGTCATATGCTTGCCACTACGGAAGCTCAGATACAACCGCATAATATCCTTTGTCTCACCTATACGGAAGCCGGTGCCATCGCAATGCGCAAAAGACTGTTGAAAATTATCGGCACCGATGCGCACCGCATTACCATAGAAACCTTTCACGCTTTCTGCAATACCGTTATTCAACAAAATATCGAATACTTCGGACGGCGTGATCTTGAACTGTTGAGTGACCTGGAACGGTTCGCATTACTCGAAGAAATAATCAATGAGCTCGAACCCGCACATCCCTTGCGCCGTTTGAAGGGAGCCGTTTATTTCGAAGCTGGCCGGTTGCAACAACTCTTCAACACCATGAAGCAGGAAGACTGGACAGTGGAACACCTCAGCGAACAGGCTGATCTGTATATTAAAGATCTTCCCAACCGCGATGAATACATTTATAAACGCAATACAAAAGATAAAAAGAAAGGTGACTTAAAAGAGAATGACATAGCGGCGGAAAAAGAAAAGATGGAATTATTGAAGTCTGCAGCCAGGCTTTTTCCGGTGTATAAAATGAAAATGGAAAAACTCGGCCGCTATGATTATCATGATATGATATTGTGGGTGATCCAGGAATTCCAGCGCAATGAAAACCTGCTTCGCAGCTTCCAGGAACGCTATCAATATATCCTGGTGGATGAGTTTCAGGATACCAATGGTGCACAGAATGAAATCATCAACCTGCTCACCAACTACTGGGAAGCACCCAATATCTTTTGTGTAGGCGATGATGATCAGGGCATCTATGAATTCCAGGGTGCACGTATCCGTAACATCGTAGACTTCATGCAACGGTATGCGGCATCACTTCAAACCATTGTGCTGAAAGAAAATTACCGCAGCACGCAAGCCATTCTTGATGCTGCAAAAAAAGTGATCGATAACAATCAATTGCGGCTGGCTGCGGTTGATACTGCGCTCGAAAAAAAATTATTAGCTGCGCTTCCGGATAGAAAAATAAGTGCTGCAGTTCCTGTGGTAAATGAATATGCCAACGACATGCAGGAGACTGCCGGCATCACGCAACACATTCTTGCATTGCAGCAACAAGGTGTTCCACTCCATGAAATTGCAATACTCTATTATCGTCATGCACATGCCGACATGCTCCTTCAACTGTTTGAAAAAAAATCCATTCCTTACCAGGTAAACCGCAGTATAAATATTCTCGGGCAGGTGGAAATACAGCAACTGCTTAACATTATCCGGTATCTCGATCAGGAATTGCGAAAGCCTTACACCAACGATGCATTGCTTTTTGAAATCATGCACAGTCGTTGGTTTGGTTTGCAACCCTGCGATATTGCTACCATTTCCTTCTTTGCTAACGATGAAAAAAAACCGCAACCATGGCTGTTGCTGATGAAGAGTGAAAAATTTCTTGCTTCCTTGCCATTGGTAGATGCCGAAGCCATTCGTCGGTTCCGTAAGACTGTTGAACACTGGTTAGGTGAAGCGAAAAATCTCACACTTCCTATGCTCTTTGAAAAAATCATTAATGAAAGTGGTTATCTCAAATGGGTGTTGCTGAGCGATGATAAACCCTGGAACCTGCAAGTGCTTCATACCCTTTTTGATTTTGTGAAAAATGAAGCGGCGAAATATTCAGGCTTATCGCTTTCCAATTTTTTAAACATGGTTGAACAAATGGAAACACATGCCATTCGTTTGAATGTGGAGAAAACCATCGCCTCCCGTGATGGTGTATTATTTTCCACCTGTCATTCTGCCAAAGGTTTGGAATTTGAGCATGTCTTCCTGATAAGTTGTAGCGACAACGGCTGGGAAAAAGCAGGCAGCGGCGCAAAAAATTATACGCTGCCTGATACACTTACATTCACTTCGGAAGAAAACAAAACAGAATCGCTGAGGAGATTATTTTATGTAGGCATGACACGCGCAAAAGAAGGTTTGCACATCAGTTACGCTACTCAAAATGATAAAGGAAAACAAAAAGTGGCTTCACAGTTTGTTACGGAAACCGGAATTATGCCAACCACTATTACCATTGATGAATCAGTCATGGTTGCTACCCTGGGTGACTTATTGAAAGAAGCACCGCTTCCTGTTGCCGCAAAAATTGAGGAGGCGCTGGTGGAAAAACGATTGCAGTATTTTGCCCTCAGTCCTTCTTCTTTGAATGCATATCTTGATTGTCCGATCCGTTTTTATTATGAAAACATCATCCGGATTCCCAAAGCACCGAACGATTCAATGGCCTTCGGATCAGCTGTGCATTATGCATTACAACGGCTGTTTGAAAAAATGAAAACCAGTGCAGATCAGTTTCCTGCTAAGGAAATAATGGTGAATGATTTTATTGCTTACATGCTCCGCAGCAAATTGTCTTTTACAGAAAAACAGTTCACCAACCGGATGGAACTCGGCAAACAACTGCTTCCTTCCTTTTATGATTTTTATGTAACTAAATGGAACAAGACCGTGGTGCTGGAATATTTTATCCAGGATATTGAAGTAAATGGCGTTCCATTAAAAGGGAAACTGGATAAAATTGAATTTTCCGGAGATGAAGTAAATGTGATAGATTACAAAACCGGCAGTTTGTTAAATGCACGCAAAAACAAAAAACTCAATCCGCCGGACGAAGAAAATCCAATTGGCGGTGATTACTGGCGCCAACTGGTTTTCTACAAGATTTTACTCGACAACCTGAAAACAAAAAACTGGAAGATGAAAACAGGGATTATTGATTTTATAGAAGAAGATGCGAAGAGTGGCGGATTTCACCAGTTTCCATTACAGGTTACCGCTGAAGAAGTGAATGTTGTGAAAGAACAAATAAAAACATCGTACGATGCGATCATGAATCATCAGTTTTATACAGGTTGCGGAAAAGAAGATTGCAGGTGGTGCGACTTTGTGAGAAACAATTATTCGGTCGTTGCCATTCCTGATAATAATGAAGAGAACTAA